A part of Melittangium boletus DSM 14713 genomic DNA contains:
- the alaS gene encoding alanine--tRNA ligase, translating to MSSALSASQIREAFLQFFEGRGHRRVASSSLVPQNDPTLLFTNAGMVQFKDVFTGREKRDYSRATTSQKCVRAGGKHNDLDNVGYTARHHTFFEMLGNFSFGDYFKADAIAYGWEFVTKTLGIDTARLAVTVFNGEGGIPWDEEAYELWAKQGVPRERIYKLGLKDNFWAMGDTGPCGPCSEIHYHQGDDIPCAEVAAGRACQGVACDCDRWLEIWNLVFMQFERKEKDAPLIPLPKPSIDTGAGLERVASVVQGKRSNYDTDLFQDILSRVSELVGKPYTQEDGASMRVVADHARAAAFLIADGVQPSNEGRGYVLRRIMRRAIRHGSLLGLDELFFFKVVDRVIELMGDAYSELRESRTFLLEVCKFEEESFRKTLNRGLKLIDEEVARMKSAGETQLKGDKVWDLHSTYGFPWDLTEIILRERGFGTDVEGFNQKKKEEAERGEDSTLNKDKAVGAVYHQLLERLGTTEFLGYEGLGHEGEGSVRAILKGGAEVAEAHAGDEVELVLDRTPFYGESGGQTGDTGRVVGHGGKAVAQVSDAQRPVPGLVVHHTKVTEGSFKVGDMVQASVDGERRSSIRANHSATHLLHRALKLVLGEHVKQAGSVVAADYLRFDFSHFSPMTPEQQEQVEDLVNGWVRENTEAQTRIMSLDEAKKSGAVAMFGEKYGETVRVVTVHPQTTELCGGTHVRRSGDIGLFKIVSESGVASGVRRINAVTGLGALQYVRETERELKKASELMKTTPKDLVKRVEATQKRVKELERKVEEVTVKAQTGSSKDLLEQARDINGIKVLATRMDPADPNVFRGLADQLRDRIKSGVVLIGGEKDGKAVLMVAATQDVVKRGINAGALLRELAKEVNGRGGGKPDLAQGGGEDPSRIPAAFDKLYELVKGTNLA from the coding sequence CGCGGTCATCGCCGCGTCGCGTCGTCGTCCCTCGTCCCCCAGAACGACCCCACCCTGCTGTTCACCAACGCGGGCATGGTGCAGTTCAAGGACGTCTTCACCGGCCGCGAGAAGCGTGACTACTCGCGCGCGACCACGTCGCAGAAGTGCGTGCGCGCGGGCGGCAAGCACAACGACCTCGACAACGTGGGCTACACCGCGCGCCACCACACGTTCTTCGAGATGCTCGGCAACTTCTCCTTCGGCGACTACTTCAAGGCCGACGCCATCGCGTACGGCTGGGAGTTCGTGACGAAGACGCTGGGCATCGACACCGCGCGGCTGGCCGTCACCGTGTTCAACGGCGAGGGCGGCATCCCCTGGGACGAGGAGGCCTACGAGCTGTGGGCGAAGCAGGGCGTGCCACGCGAGCGCATCTACAAGCTCGGGCTCAAGGACAACTTCTGGGCCATGGGCGACACCGGCCCGTGCGGCCCGTGCTCGGAGATCCACTACCACCAGGGCGATGACATCCCCTGTGCCGAGGTGGCCGCGGGCCGCGCGTGTCAGGGCGTGGCGTGCGACTGCGACCGGTGGCTGGAGATCTGGAACCTCGTGTTCATGCAGTTCGAGCGCAAGGAGAAGGACGCGCCGCTCATCCCCCTGCCCAAGCCGTCCATCGACACGGGCGCGGGCCTGGAGCGCGTCGCCTCCGTCGTGCAGGGCAAGCGCTCCAACTACGACACGGACCTGTTCCAGGACATCCTCTCGCGCGTGAGCGAGCTGGTGGGCAAGCCCTACACCCAGGAGGACGGGGCCTCCATGCGCGTGGTGGCGGACCATGCCCGCGCGGCCGCCTTCCTCATCGCCGATGGCGTGCAGCCCTCCAACGAGGGCCGGGGCTACGTGCTGCGCCGTATCATGCGCCGCGCCATCCGCCACGGCTCGCTGCTGGGGCTCGACGAGCTGTTCTTCTTCAAGGTCGTCGACCGCGTCATCGAGCTCATGGGCGACGCCTACTCCGAGCTGCGCGAGAGCCGGACGTTCCTGCTGGAGGTGTGCAAGTTCGAGGAGGAGAGCTTCCGCAAGACGCTCAACCGCGGCCTCAAGCTCATCGACGAGGAAGTGGCCCGGATGAAGAGCGCGGGCGAGACGCAGCTCAAGGGCGACAAGGTGTGGGATCTGCACAGCACCTACGGCTTCCCGTGGGATCTGACGGAGATCATCCTGCGCGAGCGCGGCTTCGGCACCGACGTGGAGGGCTTCAACCAGAAGAAGAAGGAGGAGGCCGAGCGGGGCGAGGACTCCACCCTCAACAAGGACAAGGCCGTGGGCGCGGTGTACCACCAGCTGCTCGAGCGCCTGGGCACCACGGAATTCCTCGGCTACGAGGGCCTGGGCCACGAGGGCGAGGGCTCCGTGCGCGCCATCCTCAAGGGCGGCGCCGAGGTGGCCGAGGCCCATGCGGGAGACGAGGTGGAGCTGGTGCTCGACCGCACGCCCTTCTACGGCGAGTCCGGCGGCCAGACGGGTGACACGGGCCGCGTCGTGGGCCACGGCGGCAAGGCGGTGGCGCAGGTGTCCGACGCGCAGCGCCCGGTGCCGGGGCTCGTCGTGCACCACACGAAGGTGACCGAGGGCTCCTTCAAGGTGGGCGACATGGTGCAGGCGAGCGTGGACGGCGAGCGCCGCTCGTCCATCCGCGCCAACCACTCGGCCACGCACCTGTTGCACCGCGCGCTCAAGCTGGTGCTCGGCGAGCACGTGAAGCAGGCCGGCTCCGTGGTGGCCGCGGACTACCTGCGCTTCGACTTCTCGCACTTCTCGCCCATGACGCCCGAGCAGCAGGAGCAGGTGGAGGATCTGGTCAACGGCTGGGTGCGCGAGAACACCGAGGCCCAGACGCGCATCATGAGCCTGGACGAGGCGAAGAAGTCCGGCGCCGTGGCCATGTTCGGCGAGAAGTACGGCGAGACGGTGCGCGTCGTCACGGTGCACCCCCAGACGACCGAGCTGTGCGGCGGCACCCACGTGCGGCGCAGCGGGGACATCGGCCTGTTCAAGATCGTCTCCGAGAGCGGCGTGGCCTCGGGCGTGCGGCGCATCAACGCCGTCACCGGCCTGGGCGCGCTGCAGTACGTGCGCGAGACCGAGCGCGAGCTCAAGAAGGCCTCCGAGCTGATGAAGACCACGCCCAAGGATCTGGTCAAGCGCGTGGAGGCCACGCAGAAGCGCGTGAAGGAGCTGGAGCGCAAGGTCGAGGAAGTGACCGTGAAGGCCCAGACGGGCTCCAGCAAGGATCTGCTCGAGCAGGCGCGCGACATCAACGGCATCAAGGTGCTCGCCACGCGCATGGACCCGGCGGACCCGAACGTGTTCCGGGGTCTGGCCGACCAGCTGAGGGATCGGATCAAATCCGGCGTGGTGCTCATCGGCGGCGAGAAGGACGGCAAGGCCGTGCTCATGGTGGCCGCCACCCAGGACGTGGTGAAGCGCGGCATCAACGCGGGCGCGCTGCTGCGGGAGCTGGCCAAGGAGGTCAACGGCCGCGGCGGAGGCAAGCCGGACCTGGCCCAGGGCGGAGGCGAGGATCCCTCGCGCATCCCCGCCGCCTTCGACAAGCTCTACGAGCTGGTGAAGGGGACGAACCTCGCATGA
- a CDS encoding DUF4352 domain-containing protein — protein sequence MSVHSRVLAALLCASAWLGGCKDQPEPEPTTDRTLEQLRLEVERVNKGGAPAAPPDAPVDPNERLAQLAAAQDADAPKRLSLVSREAVRVNDGFEVRPAGLEAMHTLRGTGKLSLTTDEYFVRLTLETRNRGQEPASLSLSNARLVDEAGKEYAIARDAQNVGGTRQLDLTQAESDQGQSLVLVFEVPESALAPGLELLVPTRGGPDARIPLR from the coding sequence ATGAGCGTCCACTCCCGGGTGCTCGCCGCGCTCCTGTGCGCATCCGCGTGGCTGGGCGGATGCAAGGACCAGCCCGAGCCAGAACCGACCACGGACCGCACGCTGGAGCAGCTGCGCCTGGAAGTGGAGCGTGTGAACAAGGGAGGCGCGCCCGCCGCGCCTCCCGACGCGCCCGTCGATCCCAACGAGCGGCTGGCCCAGCTCGCCGCGGCGCAGGACGCGGACGCGCCCAAGCGCCTCTCGCTCGTCTCGCGCGAGGCCGTGCGCGTGAACGACGGGTTCGAGGTGCGGCCCGCGGGCCTGGAGGCCATGCACACGCTGCGCGGCACGGGCAAGCTGTCGCTCACCACCGACGAGTACTTCGTGCGCCTGACGCTCGAGACCCGGAACAGGGGCCAGGAGCCCGCGAGCCTGAGCCTGTCGAACGCGAGGCTCGTGGACGAGGCGGGGAAGGAATACGCCATCGCCCGGGACGCGCAGAACGTGGGCGGCACCCGTCAGTTGGACCTCACCCAGGCGGAGAGCGACCAGGGGCAGTCGCTCGTCCTCGTTTTCGAGGTGCCCGAATCCGCGCTCGCGCCCGGGCTGGAACTCCTGGTCCCCACCCGCGGCGGTCCGGACGCCCGCATTCCCCTGCGATGA
- a CDS encoding Hsp70 family protein, producing the protein MTAESKLLPMRIRLPYATEAEFIAKYGPHVARGGLFLATRSPKPEGTGLAFELVLADGGRLLRGEGVVVKSVTEGPRAGMTVRFVRLDAHSKALIDRIVDARAPAPAPAPPPKAPETARRARPVITAEALRKQAERVPMPAAPKPPPPTPPPPEPPPPEPPPPPAPPAPEPVVAPSPEPLEFKGRRRSILEVPLAPPVTAAPREVVLGIDLGTSWARAAVHHQGTPRRIPLGSGHALPSLLAVNEAGDILVGEAARSEAERMPAHALLGLHRFLGRRARSPLVRSLGAPPPFLLQEGPQGDASLELHGQPHLLPTLAARLLRELKSSAVTFLGHDVTRTVLCVPAHFDDRQRAAMREAGTLAGLEVLRILNAPSAAALAFGHERGLARKRLLVVELGGGGLDVSVVQLTGDDLEVITTGGDPTLGGLDFDARIAEALASALQEQGLPRPQKPSDWVPLLLAAESAKIALSERDEVTLPLPGSPTPFVLQRERLETLTADLVQRITLGVRQVLESSALTPQGLDEVLLLGGQGRAPLVRRRLEESLGVPVRMEGDPLHSAALGAALLGQGLLDAATGKPGATVSEVLSVPLGVAERGGTLRRVLERNTRLPAEKTLVIPVTPGPLTLVLFQGQSPVAVDNEYLGTLTFSIDRPGEAEVHFSLSQDGTLSLAATLPSARRHSITLATELPEDAELEALISRSPLEGEAGAKPGGLLSGLRKLFGRR; encoded by the coding sequence GTGACGGCCGAGTCCAAACTGCTCCCGATGCGCATCCGCCTTCCGTACGCGACGGAGGCGGAATTCATCGCGAAGTATGGCCCGCACGTCGCGCGCGGAGGCCTCTTCCTCGCCACGCGTTCCCCCAAACCCGAGGGCACGGGACTCGCCTTCGAGCTGGTGCTGGCCGATGGAGGGCGCCTGCTGCGCGGCGAGGGCGTGGTGGTGAAGTCCGTCACCGAGGGCCCTCGCGCCGGAATGACGGTGCGCTTCGTGCGCCTGGACGCGCATAGCAAGGCGCTCATCGACCGCATCGTGGACGCGCGCGCTCCGGCGCCCGCTCCCGCGCCGCCGCCAAAAGCCCCCGAGACAGCGCGGCGCGCACGGCCCGTCATCACCGCCGAGGCCCTTCGCAAGCAAGCCGAGCGGGTGCCCATGCCCGCCGCGCCCAAGCCACCCCCTCCCACACCCCCGCCGCCCGAGCCTCCACCGCCCGAGCCTCCACCTCCCCCGGCCCCTCCGGCTCCGGAACCGGTCGTGGCGCCGTCCCCCGAGCCCCTTGAATTCAAGGGACGCCGCCGCTCCATCCTCGAGGTGCCCCTCGCTCCGCCCGTCACCGCCGCGCCTCGCGAGGTGGTGCTCGGCATCGATCTGGGCACCTCGTGGGCGCGCGCCGCCGTCCACCACCAGGGCACCCCGCGGCGCATTCCCCTGGGCTCGGGACACGCCCTGCCCTCGCTGCTCGCCGTGAACGAAGCGGGAGACATCCTCGTGGGCGAGGCGGCCCGGTCCGAGGCCGAGCGAATGCCCGCCCATGCCCTCCTGGGACTCCACCGCTTCCTCGGCCGACGCGCGCGCTCGCCCTTGGTTCGCTCGCTGGGCGCTCCACCGCCCTTCCTCCTCCAGGAAGGCCCCCAGGGCGACGCGAGCCTGGAGCTGCACGGCCAGCCCCACCTCCTGCCCACGCTCGCCGCCCGGCTCCTGCGCGAGCTCAAGTCCTCCGCCGTCACCTTCCTCGGCCATGACGTCACGCGCACGGTCCTGTGCGTCCCCGCCCACTTCGATGACCGGCAGCGCGCCGCCATGCGCGAGGCCGGCACGCTCGCCGGGCTCGAGGTCCTGCGCATCCTCAATGCCCCCTCGGCCGCGGCGCTCGCCTTCGGCCACGAGCGCGGACTCGCCCGCAAGCGCCTGCTCGTGGTGGAGCTCGGAGGGGGCGGGCTCGACGTGTCCGTGGTGCAGCTCACCGGCGATGACCTCGAGGTCATCACCACCGGGGGCGATCCCACCCTGGGTGGCCTGGACTTCGACGCGCGCATCGCCGAGGCGCTCGCCAGTGCCCTCCAGGAGCAGGGCCTGCCCCGGCCCCAGAAGCCTTCCGACTGGGTGCCGCTGCTGCTCGCCGCCGAGTCCGCCAAGATCGCCCTGAGCGAGCGCGACGAGGTCACCCTGCCGCTGCCGGGAAGCCCCACGCCCTTCGTGCTGCAACGCGAACGGCTGGAGACGCTGACCGCGGACCTCGTGCAGCGCATCACCCTCGGCGTGCGGCAGGTGCTCGAGTCCAGCGCGCTCACGCCCCAGGGGCTCGACGAGGTGCTGTTGCTCGGTGGGCAGGGCCGTGCGCCGCTCGTGCGCCGCCGGTTGGAGGAGAGCCTGGGCGTGCCGGTGCGCATGGAGGGAGATCCCCTGCATTCGGCGGCGCTCGGCGCGGCGCTGCTGGGTCAGGGGCTGCTGGACGCCGCGACGGGCAAGCCCGGCGCCACCGTGTCCGAGGTGCTGTCCGTGCCCCTGGGCGTGGCCGAGCGCGGGGGCACGCTGCGGCGCGTCCTCGAGCGCAACACCCGCCTGCCCGCGGAGAAGACGCTCGTGATTCCGGTGACGCCCGGGCCCCTCACGCTCGTGCTCTTCCAGGGGCAGTCCCCGGTGGCCGTGGACAACGAGTACCTCGGCACCCTCACCTTCTCCATCGATCGTCCGGGCGAGGCCGAGGTGCACTTCAGCCTGTCGCAGGACGGCACGCTCTCGCTCGCCGCGACCCTGCCCTCCGCCCGCCGCCACTCCATCACCCTCGCCACGGAGCTGCCCGAGGACGCGGAGCTGGAAGCGCTCATCTCGCGCTCGCCCCTGGAAGGCGAAGCCGGCGCGAAACCGGGCGGACTGCTGTCGGGCCTGCGCAAGCTCTTCGGCCGCCGCTAG